In the Hevea brasiliensis isolate MT/VB/25A 57/8 chromosome 8, ASM3005281v1, whole genome shotgun sequence genome, AAATTTAAATTCTGACCCCTAAttgtaatataataaatatattatataatataaaattgtgaatatataaaattatatatatttataaattatcattattttttgttaatctaatatttttataaataattaatttataaaaatacatgACTTGTATATGATTTGGTAGATTTTTTTtagttatattttaatttaattctcattttatttatataaatattcaaTAAAATATATCTTGAtgtgtcaattatattttataattaaaataattacttataatgaattactttattttaaatgatgaaaaattactttattttaaagaatttataatttttctcatAAATTTTCCTAAAGTAATGTTTAATTTTGTAAACTGATCACTTtacaaattatattaataaaaaaaaagtaacatataagatatgatattaaattaataataaaaaattaaattacttaattttaataataaataataatattattattaattgaaaataatatttataaaattattataaaaaatatatacttatGTTTCTCTAAATTATCATTATTTTTTGTTAatcttatattataattattttgtaaaaaaaaaaaatactctgTTTTGGAAAAATAACTATAGAAATTATCCTAAAGAGGTTGAAGAAACTTTCGGTGGCGCGCGTGAGTTAATGGTGAGGCACAGAAGCACACGTGAAGGACAACCCATTGAGACGATTAGATATTAGCTGACGACGGTGAGGTCCACTTCTGAAATTCATTTACATTTCATTTGATTCTCATTTGGATTTCATTTTAATTCTTCAGCAGAGAGAGGAGCTTCGCTTGAGCAAAAACCAAACACCGGAGCCTGATAGAAAAGTGGCCCTCGCTTTGAAGTTTTGACTTTGACCAAACAGATGAGAAAGAGGGCAGAAGAATAGTCTTACTTTCCTCGCTCCTTCCTCCCGAAGAAAACTTTTTTAACATATAAAGAGCCCCGCAATTGGTCTCATCTACCTGCAGTTCACACCTTCATATTTGAGCTTTTATGTATCCCTTTAAAAATTAGTATCCTCATCCCTTTAAAAATTAGTATCCTCATCCTCTTATTCTCAAAAGAGTACTACTTATAGAGGTATGTTTCTtgttcagagaaaaaaaaataaagatgcaATCTTTTTGGTTATTTTTTATGATGATTTGGTTATCTttttggttttgatggttttttTGGGTGTTTTCTGTTATgggttttgttttgttttggttAAAGTTGGAATTTTTGTTTCTGGGTTAGCTTAATTTGaccatttttaatatttttgtttTGGGTTTTGTGCAAGAAATGTTAGCGATCTTAGAAGAACAGAGTCTTATTTTGGCTTGCGGGTAGCAGGTTGACTAAAATTTTAGCTTTAGCTTTGGTTCTTTTGTGTTAATCTTTCAGCTTCTTTCTGCATTTTTGGTCAGAAAAATTTgggaaatttcttttttttttttttttaatgttaatttgACTTCTTCAATTTGTCTACTGATGTTATATAAATCTTACAGATTTTTAGGACTTTCCATTTTTAGGGGCTGGGGGTTAAAACTAGTTTTGTTGCTTGTACAAGGATTGAATTATTTGAGACTCTTAATTATAGTTTCTTCTTCTGGATTGCTTCTTTAATATTTAGTTGTGCTCTTTAagtaattagtttttttttctcCTTCATAGAGTGGAATATTGATATCTATATGTTGTATTTATGCAGGCTTAGGATATGTGCAGTGGTTCCAAGAGTAAACTTTCCCCTTCAAATCCCACCATGGAAGTCGAATCTGGCAGCCAGAAGGACAGTATCTCGTGCAAATGCTCAGTTTTGCTTGAATTGTCAGCCTCTGATGATCTTGTTGGCTTCAAAAGTGAGGTTGAAGAGAAGGGTTTAGATGTTGATGAGGCAAGCTATTGGTATGGGAGAAGAATTGGGGCGAAAAAGATGGGTTTTGAGGAGAGAACACCACTTATGATTGCAGCTATGTTTGGAAGTACTAATGTTTTGAAGTACATAATTGAAACTTGGAAAGTTGATGTCAATAGGGCTTGTGGCTGGGATAAGGTTACTGCACTTCACTGTGCTGTTGCTGGCAGTTCCAATTCTTTGGTTGAAATCGTCAAGCTCTTGCTCGATGCTTCTGCTGATGCCAACTGCGTCGATGCCAATGGAAACAAGCCCAGTGATCTCTTAACCTCTTCTTTGAAATCGCCCTGCAATTCAAGAAGGAAGTTGGTAGAGTTGTTGCTAAAAGGTGAAAGCTTGagtgaagatgaagaagaaaagttaATCATGATGTCTCTGCCAGCAAAAGAAGGAACTGAGAAGAAAGAATATCCAATTGATGTGTCTCTGCCAGATATAAACAATGGGATTTATGGTACAGATGAGTTTAGAATGTACTGTTTTAAGGTTAAGCCTTGCTCGAGGGCATACTCCCATGATTGGACCGAGTGCCCATTTGTCCATCCAGGGGAGAATGCAAGGAGGAGAGACCCCAAGAAGTACCCTTACAGTTGTGTCCCTTGCCCTGAGTTCCGCAAGGGGACATGCCAAAAGGGTGATGCCTGTGAATATGCACATGGTGTTTTTGAGTCATGGCTGCATCCTGCTCAATATAGAACCAGGCTTTGCAAGGATGAGACTGGTTGCTCACGGAAAGTTTGTTTCTTTGCTCACAAGCCTGAGGAATTGCGGCCTGTTTATGCTTCCACGGGTTCAGCAATGCCTTCACCCAAGTCTGTTTCAGTCAGTGCAGTGGACATGGCAACACTGACTCCATTGAGTCTCGGAACATCATCATTGACATTGCCTAGTGTCTCAACACCACCCATGTCTCCATTGTCAGCAGCCTCTTCATCCCCAAAGAGTGGAGGCTTATGGCAGAACAAAGTTAACCTAACCCCACCAGCTTTGCAGCTCCCAGGAAGTAGGCTAAAGACTGCCTTATGTGCTAGAGATTTCGATTTGGAGATGGAATTGCTTGGGCTGGAAAATCACGCTAGCCAACTTCAGCAACAGCAATTGATGGATGAGATATCTGGCATGTCCTCTCCATCCTGTTGGAGCAAGGACTTTAACAGGATTGGAGATTTGAAGCCTACTAACCTTGATGATGTTTTTGGATCTCTCGATCCTTCTTTGTTGTCTCCATTGCAGGGGATGTCGTTAAAACCTTCAACACCAACCCAATTACAAGCTCCTACTGGAGGTCAAATTCGTCAAAATATGAATCAACTTCGTTCAAGCTACCCAGCTAATCTCTCCTCCACAGTGAGGAAACCTTCTTCATATGGGTTTGATTCATCTGCTGCAGTGGCTGCAGCTGTGATGAATTCAAGGTCTTCTGCCTTTGCTAAGCGGAGCCTCAGTTTCATTGACCGTGGACCTGCAACTAACCGCCTTGGCATCACTGCAGCAGCAAATTCTGCATCCATGATGTCCTCCAATCTTTCAGATTGGAGCTCTCCTGATGGAAAACTTGATTGGGGCGTTCAAGGAGATGAGCTGAACAAGTTCAAGAAGTCTGCTTCATTTGGGTTTCGCAGCAACAACCGCACAACAGCAGCAGACTTGACACTATCAAATGCTGACGAGCCTGATGTGTCTTGGGTTAATTCCTTGGTTAAAGATGTTCCTCCTGGGTTTGATGCAGAGAAGCAGTATAATCTCAGTAAAGGAGTCCATGAATCGCTTCAGCCATGGATGGAGCAGTTGTACATAGAACAAGAGCAGATGGTGGCATAAGCAACATCTGTGTGCTCCAAGATTATCTTACCAAATTCGATACTCTTCGATTTCTTGTTTGTATCTGATAATTGTATTTATGTTTAGAATAGGGAAGTTACTAAGAAGTAAAATTGCAGACCAGTCAAGAACGAAAACTCTGGGCAGGAAGTCTTTGCTCATGTCATTGATAGGCTAGGTGAAGAATTAGGATAAAAATTAGAAGGAACAAGAAAggggaaaattttttaattatttatattcttaTTTCGTTTTCTCCCCATCTGAGCAGATTGTACTTTGTATTTCTGAGTTTAAGATTCAATGCAATATTGAGAGAGTATATTCTCTGATCAAAATTCTCTAATCTCAGCAGGAAagggaaaacaaaaaaaaaaaagaaaaaagaaagaagtgcTGCTTTTGAGACTATTCTTTCATGTTGTCTCATGTAAACAGCTCATTCTAGCATAATTGTAGCGTGCTCTTTGTTCTGATAAATTTATCTAGATTTTCAATGGATAGAAATTAATTTGTGGGCATTATGATTCTGCCTTGAGGTGATCTAAAGGTAACAGTTTAGCATTGGTTGCAGAACTTTGAATCTTTGCAATGGAAGATTGACAGAGTCAACAAATGATTTTCTGTATATGAAATTTCCAGGTTTTTGATAGTTTATTATAATCAATTTCATGAAATAAATAATTGACAAGGAaacattaaaaaaattttgaataactaaaggTCTCATCATCAATCCAAGAATTAGAAAAAATGGAGTTTGGGCCCTACATCGTCATCACTGTCTTGGCTTGGTCTCACAGCAATAGAAATTTCCCAGCGAGCAATGAGTTGTGCCTATTGTCGATAGCCGCCCATGAGTTTATTCGTCAACCAAACATTATTTTATATGGTCCCATGGGCCATGGCCATGCCAGAAGTTTCTTGTATGCTGCACCATAATTATTCAACCCACCATCTTAACCACATATCATCATCTAATTtttgaatataaattaaattaaaattcacttAAGACGAAATTTTAATCTCAATTATtacattaataaattttaaataatttttattataaaaaattattagaacCACCATAAATAAACACCATAATATTTTATTCAAGGTGAtcatatttcaatttttattttttttaatttttataataatcgaGAAATGTTGCAAAttactttaaaatgtaatattattttattttatacttatttcttgattaataataaattatttacatttaatttaagataattttttaaataatttttaaaattataaaatctctACCCAACACTTTTAGTCCAATTAACAAGAATGATAGTCGAATCTATgagatttttaatttaaattttaatcagaattaaattaatatgattttaaaaacaAAAACAGCATCAATGAAGTGGAACACAAAAATATTTGTCAACTTAGACTAATTCTTtggataatatttttaaaataatgctTATTGAATTGGATTACCACAGGAAGGCTTCCTTTGGATAAGCCATTTTCTTATGACTTTGTGTGTGAACCCATTATCATTTGTGGGCATTAAGAttaatgctaaaaaaaaaaaaaaaatctttgtgGGTATTTTCTATTTAAAAAGATCTTTGAAAATTAGGAATACCCTCTAGAATTGGTGGACTCATTGGATAGACTCATTGGATAGAAAATGGCTGACTCATTCAAAATGACATCTAAATTGATTAAATATCAAAATCATAAATTAATAGTTTTGGGTTATCTCTAAAGATTTAGCTcatttacattaaaaaaaattacgaTTTGAACTTGGAGTACAATAAAACggctataaaatattaaaaacagTTCTGAAAGTTCAAGTTCAGCTTATTGAGGTAAAATAGACTGTCTCCTTTATGGTAACTACCTTATATCACTAGATAATTTATAGGTTTTAAGATTATGTCACATATTTATCTCAGTTAGAAGTATCATCTGATATTCTATTCATTCTTATATACACAGAGACTACACCGACTATTATTCAGATTCCTCAACTGACTAAAAAAGATTTAGTAAAAATCATTCTACAAGAGTGGTTTACATAAAAAAAGTTACATGACAATTCCCAACTTATCCAAATAATAGATCATCGTTTAATTTTATTAGAGAGTACTGCAtagttatattaaatataaaaaattcgaTACGGGTTAATGAATTCTTAAAATCACCCAAAagtaaaattcaaatttatgtaAAAACTCACTTGAAGATACTTaatcataaaatataaaaaaatatttatatttatatatgaattaaaatttaatttttaagtattATCATTATTAACAAGTCTATTCTCATATTTTTGAAAACTCATTTAAATGTCCATAAGTTTTATTTTGG is a window encoding:
- the LOC110648988 gene encoding zinc finger CCCH domain-containing protein 29, translated to MCSGSKSKLSPSNPTMEVESGSQKDSISCKCSVLLELSASDDLVGFKSEVEEKGLDVDEASYWYGRRIGAKKMGFEERTPLMIAAMFGSTNVLKYIIETWKVDVNRACGWDKVTALHCAVAGSSNSLVEIVKLLLDASADANCVDANGNKPSDLLTSSLKSPCNSRRKLVELLLKGESLSEDEEEKLIMMSLPAKEGTEKKEYPIDVSLPDINNGIYGTDEFRMYCFKVKPCSRAYSHDWTECPFVHPGENARRRDPKKYPYSCVPCPEFRKGTCQKGDACEYAHGVFESWLHPAQYRTRLCKDETGCSRKVCFFAHKPEELRPVYASTGSAMPSPKSVSVSAVDMATLTPLSLGTSSLTLPSVSTPPMSPLSAASSSPKSGGLWQNKVNLTPPALQLPGSRLKTALCARDFDLEMELLGLENHASQLQQQQLMDEISGMSSPSCWSKDFNRIGDLKPTNLDDVFGSLDPSLLSPLQGMSLKPSTPTQLQAPTGGQIRQNMNQLRSSYPANLSSTVRKPSSYGFDSSAAVAAAVMNSRSSAFAKRSLSFIDRGPATNRLGITAAANSASMMSSNLSDWSSPDGKLDWGVQGDELNKFKKSASFGFRSNNRTTAADLTLSNADEPDVSWVNSLVKDVPPGFDAEKQYNLSKGVHESLQPWMEQLYIEQEQMVA